The following are from one region of the Patagioenas fasciata isolate bPatFas1 chromosome 14, bPatFas1.hap1, whole genome shotgun sequence genome:
- the PROB1 gene encoding proline-rich basic protein 1, which translates to MPRGKRDPVLLPHADTDGEGLRGGGDGQRSASEEEGHLPGLPRDDLAKSMSGSSVSSYHSALCSEGTETFKDCLEFLDEEGTPPRDAGRRVGCAEGAAPGRWAPGAPGVPPPPGPLARPRPAQLSSAAKNSAAPGSRMGALGGDRQAATSTAAEPARPRNPGGMLGGTPSDSDELDGEVRALTARAFRSLSGLPGAHLDMCSSHTSSSLSNSLSEDGGRPRRWPAGSGETRGAVTALHGRVGWPFPTGVDGELLGLLGKEQFECVDVELESGEARKGHGKKRTVPKRQILLKRKERKETAFGPWGDGPAPQPLPPARKEPPSKGRAIGEDFRLNYKQFMKTASLDSDASKTRAASSLVKNVLAKKMQYEQRIKMEQKGLRGSSTSSGPSSAGTDLLGDGLEGKSSSLSRSDCSFSAEDLRGGGMPVATVAAGDATTRPTKGVVLSEATRESVCKLKKTFNELNERMKYQEVLGGHRLPGVAEEPAAERIRYRRARALFEPHPDAGKALDIAPRFERAPRPWPSLRQRAIRPGHPQTLPVEPDGPAAPPRRLFTSRAQDVRLVPQGQREEKPPAVPPRPHSPGTPARGSPPAVPPKTEEKGKGRVPQPRDVRKLVKSSYSLCFGAAGASPDTAAPVSSGEPPPAAPLVIHCTSVRRRETAPQPGDGDVQAATGREVAPAHADGPVQLAGSQAAPQQGSPVHITRVQATRRDPAAAEGPAASPPRRERSELRLPPRAEGVPHVETHLHVLVGRRSPAAADAAPAQSSAVLRTEKTVLLPPPSPTEGKDARGRGGTGGLCATEGPGSAVQRHGSSDGGDPRAVPPASGNVHPRPWTAAASGAPKPPTGEQVSAGSSGSAGSTSPPAAPFRAGDGDEGPSGQLPERREAWEHPPKWPADTEPYLPAENSNYLAIPVRAPKSSPMPTLPMVPNPASASFGTPSVPKPTRMSFGTPIIPHSASTSFGTPMVPNQVSTSFGTPSVPHPASASFGTPMVPNRASTSFGTPSVPNPASASFGTPMVPNRASTSFGTPSAPNPASASFGTPTVPNRASTSFGAPSVPKPMSASFGAPTVPNTTNCSLGYPSASSLASTSLGAPLVSNPTNKSFGTPLIPYPASASFGTPLVPNLCGATFGSPLVPNSANVSFGTPLVPNQSSASFGPPLVPNPSSASFGPPLVPNPSSASFGPPLVPNPSSASFETPSVPNLTNSSLGFPLLPNPTSSSFGSPLVTNPVSASLGHPSISNMASSSFGSSLVPNPSGAPLGTLPGGEAPWSKQGPDALLPRPPEGLVSAERPVPLPPAQPQPRPEDAPHLPRGTDGPSPSSKSTQSPTKPFAPHLPMHRRMLVDPDSGKCYYMEPPRQPQLKTLYDPETGQYLEVLIPPVASHAGLYQAPFNPMVMAPGVYAPPYVPYSGFPGLPAPPLPAAPSPVHPELPAAENPSFSGTFSPTPKSEGPPTAGGPDCGYLEGLYYIPTGMRASPGPGQPPTSPEKGPRLPM; encoded by the coding sequence ATGCCCCGCGGGAAGAGGGACCCCGTGCTGCTGCCCCACGCTGACACGGATGGCGAGGGGCTCCGCGGCGGTGGGGACGGCCAGCGGTCCGCGTCGGAGGAGGAGGGCCACCTCCCCGGCCTCCCCCGCGACGACCTCGCCAAGAGCATGTCGGGCTCCTCCGTCTCCTCCTACCACTCCGCCCTGTGCTCGGAGGGGACCGAGACCTTCAAGGACTGCCTGGAGTTTCTGGACGAGGAGGGGACGCCCCCCCGGGACGCAGGGCGGCGAGTCGGTTGTGCCGAGGGGGCTGCTCCGGGGCGCTGGGCTCCGGgagcccctggtgtccccccaccGCCCGGCCCCCTCGCCCGCCCGCGGCCGGCTCAGCTGTCCAGCGCGGCTAAGAATAGCGCGGCGCCGGGGAGCAGGATGGGTGCCCTCGGCGGGGACCGCCAGGCTGCCACCAGCACTGCCGCGGAGCCGGCTCGGCCGCGGAACCCCGGGGGGATGCTCGGCGGGACGCCCAGCGATTCGGACGAGCTGGACGGCGAGGTGCGGGCGCTGACCGCCAGGGCCTTCCGCAGCCTCTCGGGTCTCCCCGGCGCCCACCTCGACATGTGCAGCTCCCACACCTCCTCCAGCCTCTCCAACTCGCTGTCGGAGGACGGCGGGCGGCCGCGGCGGTGGCCGGCGGGCAGCGGTGAGACCCGGGGCGCGGTGACAGCTCTCCATGGCCGAGTGGGCTGGCCCTTCCCCACCGGCGTGGATGGGGAGCTGCTGGGCTTGCTGGGGAAGGAGCAGTTCGAGTGCGTGGATGTGGAGCTGGAGAGCGGGGAGGCCAGGAAGGGCCACGGCAAGAAGAGGACGGTCCCCAAGCGCCAGATcctgctgaagaggaaggagaggaaggagacgGCTTTTGGCCCCTGGGGTGATGGTCcagccccccaacccctgccccccgccaggaaGGAGCCCCCCAGCAAGGGCAGGGCCATCGGAGAGGACTTCAGGCTTAACTACAAGCAGTTCATGAAGACGGCCTCCCTGGACAGCGATGCCAGCAAGACCAGGGCGGCCTCGTCCCTGGTGAAAAACGTCCTGGCCAAGAAGATGCAGTATGAGCAGAGGATCAAGATGGAGCAGAAGGGGCTGCGGGGCAGCTCGACCTCCTCGGGTCCGTCCTCCGCCGGCACCGACCTGCTGGGCGACGGCCTGGAGGGCAAGTCCAGCTCGCTGTCCCGCTCCGACTGCAGCTTCTCCGCCGAGGACCTGCGGGGCGGCGGGATGCCGGTGGCCACGGTGGCCGCGGGGGACGCCACCACCCGTCCCACCAAGGGGGTGGTGCTGAGCGAGGCAACGAGGGAGAGCGTCTGCAAGCTGAAGAAGACCTTCAACGAACTCAACGAGAGGATGAAGTACCAGGAGGTGCTGGGGGGTCACCGGCTGCCCGGCGTCGCTGAGGAACCGGCGGCAGAGCGGATCCGTTACCGGCGGGCGCGCGCCTTGTTCGAGCCCCACCCCGATGCGGGGAAGGCGCTGGACATTGCCCCCCGGTTTGAGAGGGCGCCGAGGCCGTGGCCCAGCCTGCGGCAGCGAGCCATCCGCCCcggccacccccaaaccctccccgtgGAGCCCGACGGCCCCGCCGCGCCTCCCCGCCGCCTCTTCACCTCCCGGGCGCAGGACGTGAGGCTGGTGCCGCAGGGCCAGCGCGAGGAGAAGCCACCGGCCGTGCCCCCCCGGCCGCACAGCCCCGGCACCCCGGCACGGGGGTCCCCGCCGGCCGTGCCCCCCAAGacggaagagaaggggaaggggcgCGTCCCCCAGCCCCGGGACGTGCGCAAGCTGGTGAAGAGCAGCTACAGCCTCTGCTTCGGGGCCGCCGGCGCATCCCCCGACACAGCAGCGCCGGTGAGCAGCGGggagccgccgcccgccgccccgctcgTCATCCACTGCACCTCGGTCCGCCGGCGGGAGACGGCGCCGCAGCCAGGGGACGGGGACGTGCAGGCGGCCACCGGCCGAGAGGTGGCCCCGGCACACGCCGACGGTCCCGTGCAGCTCGCCGGCAGCCAAGCCGCGCCCCAGCAGGGCTCCCCCGTCCACATCACGAGGGTCCAGGCCACGCGGAGGGATCCGGCCGCCGCGGAGGGCCCCGCCGCATCGCCCCCGCGCCGGGAGCGGAGCGAGCTCCGGCTGCCGCCGCGGGCCGAGGGGGTCCCGCACGTGGAGACCCACCTCCATGTGCTGGTGGGCCGGCGCTCCCCGGCGGCCGCAGACGCCGCCCCGGCGCAGAGCAGCGCGGTGCTGCGCACCGAGAAGACCGTCCTGCTCCCACCGCCCAGCCCCACGGAGGGAAAGGACGCACGTGGCCGCGGTGGCACCGGGGGGCTCTGTGCCACCGAGGGGCCTGGGTCAGCGGTGCAGCGGCACGGCAGCAGTGACGGCGGGGACCCCCGAGCCGTCCCCCCGGCCAGCGGCAACGTGCACCCACGGCCTTGGACAGCGGCGGCGAGCGGCGCGCCGAAGCCACCCACGGGCGAGCAGGTGTCGGCAGGGAGCAGCGGCTCTgccggcagcaccagcccccccgccgccccaTTTCGAGCCGGGGACGGTGATGAAGGTCCCTCCGGGCAGCTGCCGGAGCGCAgggaagcctgggagcacccaccGAAGTGGCCGGCGGACACCGAGCCGTACCTGCCCGCGGAGAACTCCAACTACTTAGCAATTCCTGTGagagcccccaaatcctctcccatgCCAACGCTGCCCATGGTCCCCAACCCAGCCAGTGCGTCCTTCGGGACCCCCTCAGTCCCCAAGCCAACCAGGATGTCGTTTGGGACCCCTATAATCCCCCACTCAGCCAGCACATCTTTTGGGACCCCCATGGTCCCCAACCAAGTGAGCACATCCTTTGGGACCCCCTCAGTCCCACACCCAGCCAGTGCATCTTTTGGGACCCCCATGGTCCCCAACCGAGCCAGCACATCCTTTGGAACCCCCTCAGTCCCCAACCCAGCCAGTGCATCTTTTGGGACCCCCATGGTCCCCAACCGAGCCAGCACATCCTTTGGAACCCCCTCAGCCCCCAACCCAGCCAGCGCATCCTTTGGGACCCCCACGGTCCCCAACCGAGCCAGCACATCCTTTGGGGCCCCCTCAGTTCCCAAGCCAATGAGCGCATCCTTTGGTGCCCCCACGGTCCCTAACACGACCAACTGCTCCTTAGGCTACCCATCAGCTTCCAGCCTGGCCAGTACATCACTCGGAGCTCCCCTGGTCTCCAACCCCACCAACAAGTCTTTTGGGACCCCCCTAATTCCCTACCCAGCCAGCGCATCCTTTGGGACTCCCTTGGTCCCCAACCTGTGTGGTGCAACCTTTGGGTCCCCTTTGGTCCCTAACTCAGCCAATGTGTCCTTTGGGACCCCCTTGGTTCCTAATCAATCCAGTGCATCCTTTGGGCCACCATTGGTCCCCAATCCATCCAGTGCATCCTTTGGGCCCCCACTGGTCCCCAATCCATCCAGTGCATCCTTTGGGCCCCCACTGGTCCCCAATCCATCCAGTGCATCCTTTGAGACCCCCTCAGTCCCCAATCTGACCAATTCATCACTTGGCTTCCCCTTGCTCCCCAACCCAACCAGCTCATCCTTTGGGTCCCCCTTGGTCACCAACCCAGTCTCCGCATCCCTTGGGCACCCATCGATCTCCAACATGGCCAGCTCATCCTTTGGCTCCTCTTTGGTCCCCAACCCATCCGGCGCCCCACTGGGGACCCTGCCAGGTGGGGAAGCACCCTGGAGCAAACAGGGCCCTGATGCCCTCCTGCCCCGTCCCCCCGAGGGCCTGGTGTCTGCAGAGCGCCCGGTgccgctgcccccagcccagccccagcctcgCCCCGAGGACGCCCCCCATCTTCCAAGGGGAACCGACGGCCCCTCACCAAGCAGTAAGAGCACGCAGAGCCCCACCAAGCCCTTCGCCCCCCACCTGCCCATGCACCGGAGGATGCTCGTCGATCCCGACAGCGGGAAATGCTACTACATGGAGCCACCGCGGCAGCCGCAGCTGAAAACACTTTATGACCCTGAGACGGGACAGTACCTGGAGGTGCTCATCCCACCGGTGGCATCGCATGCCGGGCTCTACCAGGCTCCTTTCAATCCCATGGTCATGGCCCCGGGGGTCTACGCTCCACCCTATGTGCCTTACAGCGGCTTCCCGGGGCTCCCGGCACccccactgcctgctgccccctccCCGGTGCACCCCGAGCTGCCGGCTGCCGAAAACCCCAGCTTCTCGGGGACCTTCAGCCCCACTCCCAAGAGTGAGGGGCCACCCACTGCGGGGGGTCCCGACTGCGGGTACCTGGAGGGCCTGTACTACATCCCCACGGGGATGCGGgccagccccggccccggccagcCCCCCACCAGCCCCGAGAAGGGACCCCGGCTCCCGATGTGA
- the MZB1 gene encoding marginal zone B- and B1-cell-specific protein, with protein MRLALAAWLALGLLVGTGAEEMCGDPPSAPSHSIPAPQLSPEERLSPHMPEALRCDACHAIAFQIEEQLRRAEGKRGRKALSESDYVEVLERSCSQGWESYGVQELDGEKRLAGPGLPGQEPMSVMVTGGPWPSRLSKMCHGYVGERGEAQIYGAHRRGPAALRDLLCHGDKGACAHGKAGGPAPPKALQNEL; from the exons ATGCGGCTGGCGCTGGCAGCGTGGCTGGCCCTGGGCCTGCTGGTGGGGACGGGGGCCGAGGAGAtgtgtggggacccccccagtgccccgTCCCACTCCATCCCCGCGCCCCAGCTCAGCCCCGAGGAGCGGCTCTCGCCCCACATGCCCGAAGCTCTGCGCTGTGACGCCTGCCACGCCATCGCCTTCCAG ATTGAGGAGCAGCTGCGCagggcagaggggaagaggggcagGAAGGCACTGAGTGAGTCCGACTACGTGGAggtgctggagaggagctgctcgCAGGGCTGGGAGAG TTacggggtgcaggagctggacgGGGAGAAGCGGCTGGCAGGGCCGGGGCTGCCTGGGCAGGAGCCCATGAGCGTGATGGTGACGGGGGGACCCTGGCCGAGCAG GCTGTCCAAGATGTGCCACGGCTACGTGGGCGAGCGCGGGGAGGCGCAGATCTACGGGGCGCaccggcggggcccggccgcaCTGCGGGACCTGCtgtgccatggggacaagggagcCTGTGCCCACGGCAAGGCCGGGGGCCCGGCCCCCCCCAAGGCGCTGCAGAACGAGCTGTAG